A region of the Exiguobacterium aurantiacum DSM 6208 genome:
TGCATGGGAAAGACGCCGACGCACACGTCCGCGCACTGATCGAAGGGGGTGGCGTGAAGTGAGACCTGTTAACTTGACCATCACCGCATTCGGACCGTACGCCGAGACGGAGACGATTGATTTCACAAAACTCGAAGGGCGTTCGATGTTCGTCATCAGCGGGCGCACGGGCGCCGGTAAGACGACGATCTTTGACGCGATGACGTTCGCGCTTTATGGCCGGGCGAGCGGCTCGCTCCGGAACGCGAGCGATTTCAGGAGCCAATATGCGGAGCCTGAGCGCAAGACCGAAATCGATTTCTCGTTCACGATCCGAGACGAGCGTTATCGGATCGTCCGCCAACCGCAGCAGCCGCACCCGAAAAACAAAACGCCGATTCCGCACGAGGCGGTGCTCTATGAATGGAAAGACGCGTGGAAACCTGTCGCGACGAAAGTGAACGACGTCGAACAGACGATTGAGTCGTTGCTCCAACTCAGTTACGAACAGTTCAGCCAGATTTTATTACTTCCCCAAAACCAGTTCCGGCAACTGCTCGACTCGGACTCTGTCAAGAAACAACAGATCTTACAGTCGATCTTCAAGACGGAAGCGTATCGCGCGTTCCAAGAGGATTGGGTCGAGCGACACGGAAAGTATCGAAAACGGGTCGAGTGGGCGATCGAGACGACACGGTTGAAATTGTTAGAACTTGAAGACGAGGACATCGAAACGATCGCGACGCGCAACGTGCCGGACATCGTCGCGTGGCTCGACGCGAGAAAAGAACGTCTGTTACGAGAGAAAGAGACGGTACAGGTCGAGAAGCGGGCGGCCGAGAAGCGACTCGAAGATGCCCGGACGCACTTGACCGAGGCGACGGCGCTGCTGGCGTTGATGGAGGAGCACGACGCGCACCGCAAAGCGCTCCAGACGTTCCATGATACCGAGGCGGAGCGTACGAAGCGACGCGCCCTGATCGATCGTCTTGAGAAAGTCGTGAAACTTAACCCTCACTATGAACGTTTCGAGACGCTCCAGCTCGATATTGAGCGCATCAACCGGGACCGCATCGAATCTAAAAAACGGGACGAGTCGTATGAACAACAGCTCGCGTCTCTAAAAGAACAATCCGACAAAATCGACGAGCTGCGTCAAGAAGCCGAACGGGCGAATAGCCGTGTGACCGACATCGAAGCGTTACTGCCGCACGTCGACGAATGGCAACAAGCGACAGAAGAACGGACGGCGTTGAAGCAACAAGTCGAGCAGCTCGGCGTGTTCACGGACGAGTCCCGCTTGAACGAGCTACGGGACGCAGAACATATGCTAGCGAAACAGCTCGAAATAGAGCCTGCGTCCGATCAACTCGTCGAAGCGGAACGGCTCTACAGTCAACTCGAACAGCATGCGCGGCTCGTCGAGAAGAGCGAACGTGTAGCCGAACAGCTCGCCGCCTGTGAGCGGAACGGGAAAGACGTGCAACGGCAACATAAAGCTCAAGCTGAACGCGTCGAACGCTTCCTTGAAGCCGAGCATGCGCTCATGGCGGACACGCTCCGGGACCGGCTCGAGGAAGGTGCCCCATGCCCGGTGTGCGGCTCGCGCACCCATGAACGCGTCGAACGTTCTGCCGGAGGGGCGAACGAGAGCGAGCATGAAGTAGCCGCCGAAACGCTCCGTCGTCTCGACATCGCGCTTCATGAGGCACGTGCCGATTATCGGGCGCTCAAGCGCCAACTCGATGAACTCGTCGAGGAGCGCGACGCCGCTTCAAAAACGTTACAACTCGATGCCCCGGTCACTGAAGCAATCAAACGACAAGCGTCGCTCGTCAAAGCACTCCGAGACGATGTCGAACAGCGAAAGCGCCTCGAGGCGACGTATCGGACGACAGCGCAAGCGGTCAGGAAGCTCGAGACCGCGAAGCGGGAGCAGGCGGAGAAACGGCAAACCTTATTTGAAGCGTTGCAGTCGATTCAAGACAAGTTGCAGACGATGCGCTCGATGGACGGTATGACGCGCGCCACATTGACGGCGGAGCGGGACCGTTTGGCAGTTCGACTCCAAGAAATCAAACGCGACGTCACAGATTTTGAGCGTCGCTTTGAAGAAGTGAATCGTTTGAAATGGGGCGAAGCCGAACGGGTCCGTTTGTTGACCGAACAACTCGAGTTCGAACAGCGTCGGTTGGACGAGGTGAAGGTGCAACTCGACGAGACGTTCCAGACGGTCGGGTTGACGGAAGACGTGTTTTTACAGGACCGCGCGCTCGTCGACACGTTACCGGCGTTAAAACAACGACTCACAGAGGAGCTCGAAGAAGCGGGACGAATCGAGCACGCCTTACACGGGCTCGAAGCCAAAATTGGGTCACGGCCTCGTCCTGAAGTCGAAGCGCTCAAAGAACGCCTTCAGTCGGCGCATGAGGAGAACGAATCACTCTCAGCACGTCTCGTGACGGCCGACGTCCACTTGAAGCGTCACCGTCAGACGGTCGGCGAATGGGACGTGCTCCGGGAACAGACGGATGCCGACGTCAGGCAGCTTGAGACGATCAAGTTGATTGCCGACACCGGCCGTGGTGTCAACCCACAAAAGTTGACGTTCGAGACGTACGTCCAGACGGCGTTCTTCGACCAAATCTTACATGCGGCCAATATCCATCTCGACCAGATGACGAGCGGACAGTTCCAGCTCGAACGAAAAGTGGAGACGGCGAAAGGGAATGCGAAGTCGGGTCTCGAATTATTAGTCTTTGACGCCTATACGGGCCAGTCGCGACGCGTGCAAAACTTGTCCGGCGGTGAAGGGTTCAAGGCCTCACTTTCGCTCGCCCTCGGCTTGGCCGAAGTCGTGCAACAGCTGAGCGGCGGCGTCAGCCTCGAAACGATGCTGATCGATGAAGGGTTCGGGACGCTCGACGCCGAGTCGCTCGACCAGGCGATTGAGTTGCTCATGTCGCTCCAGTCGAGCGGTCGGCTCGTAGGGGTCATCAGTCACGTTCAAGAGTTGAAAGACCGTGTCGATGCCCGCATTGAAGTGAAGAAAACAAGGAGCGGGTCGACGATCCAGCTCGTCGTGGAGTGAGAGAAGATGAAACATATCGAAACGAAATCAAGTTTAATCAGCCAGTTGCAGGCAGCCGGGATTGAGCGAGGTGATACGTTGTTCGTCCACACGTCCCTCTCGAAGCTCGGCTGGGTGTGTGGAGGGGCCCAGACGGTCATCGAAGCGTTGCAAGAAACGGTCGGGACAAAAGGACTCCTCATGATGGCGACCCAGACCGGGGACAACTCGGATCCAGCCGAATGGGAGGCCCCTCCTGTCCCCGTCGAGTGGTGGCAGATGATTCGTGAGACGATGCCCGCCTATGATACCGAAAAGACGGCGACACGTGGAATGGGGCGTGTCCCCGAACTGTTCAGGTCGTACCCGGATGTGTATCGCAGTCAACATCCGATGTGGTCGGTGGCAGCTTGGGGAGACGATGCACAACAGGTCGTCTCGGCCCACACGATTGAAGTCGGGTTCGGACCAGGCTCACCGATTGAGAGAATGATTGAGCGGAAAGCAAAAATCCTTCATCTCGGTTCACCGCTCGATGCGACGACGCTCTGGCATTATGCCGAGTATGGAATCGATAGCCCGGTGAAATCTTTCGGTTGTGCGATGGTTGAAAATGGAGAGCGGGTATGGAAAACGTTTGACCACGTTGACGTCAATAGCGTCCCGTTCGGACCGATTGGTGAGAACATCGTCAAGCAGAAGGACGTCAAGGCGTTCACGATTCACGAAGCGACGTGTTACGTCATCCCGTCAGACACGTGGCAACCGGTGCAACATGCGCTCGTCGCACTTCGGAGCTGGTTGCGATAACAGGAATGAATGGAGAGGGGCAAACAGATGAATCGTGTTATGAAATATACAGGTGTGGCGCTCAGCGTCATCGTGCTCGTCGCGTTTCTCGCCGTCGTGGGCATCTCGGCCCACATCGGCGATCAATTGACGTCACCCGTCCGTGAGACGTTGACGTTCACACCGAAAGCGCTCGACATCAAGTATGAGAACGTGACGATTCAAGCGGAGGATGGCAGCGACTTGTACGGTTGGTGGATCCCGCACCCGACACCACGGGCGACGATCGTGTTCGCCCACGGGTATGGGAAAAACCGCGAACAGTCGGATTTGCCACTGAAAGAACTGATTCCCGAGTTCCATAAACAAGGCTACCAGTTCTTGACGTTTGATTTTCGGGCGTCAGGCATCTCGGAAGGCGACCGCGTGACGGTCGGGGCGAAAGAACAGTCCGACCTGCAAGCGGCCATCGCCTTCGCGAATGAGCGAACGGATGGACCGATCGTGTTATACGGCGTCTCGATGGGAGCGGCGACGGCGCTCTCGACAGCTGACGAGACAGAAGTCGCGGCCGTCATCGCCGACAGTCCGTTCAGCGACTTGCGCGGGTATCTCGAGACGAACTTGCCGGTGTGGAGCGATTTGCCGAACATCCCGTTCACCCCGGTCATCTTAACGATCACTCCGTGGTTCACCGGTCTGGATGCGGATCTCGTCAAACCGATTGACGACGTCGAACACATCGATGCGCCGATTCTGTTGATTCACGGGAGAGGGGACAACGCCATCCCGGTGTCAGAAAGTGA
Encoded here:
- a CDS encoding AAA family ATPase, which gives rise to MRPVNLTITAFGPYAETETIDFTKLEGRSMFVISGRTGAGKTTIFDAMTFALYGRASGSLRNASDFRSQYAEPERKTEIDFSFTIRDERYRIVRQPQQPHPKNKTPIPHEAVLYEWKDAWKPVATKVNDVEQTIESLLQLSYEQFSQILLLPQNQFRQLLDSDSVKKQQILQSIFKTEAYRAFQEDWVERHGKYRKRVEWAIETTRLKLLELEDEDIETIATRNVPDIVAWLDARKERLLREKETVQVEKRAAEKRLEDARTHLTEATALLALMEEHDAHRKALQTFHDTEAERTKRRALIDRLEKVVKLNPHYERFETLQLDIERINRDRIESKKRDESYEQQLASLKEQSDKIDELRQEAERANSRVTDIEALLPHVDEWQQATEERTALKQQVEQLGVFTDESRLNELRDAEHMLAKQLEIEPASDQLVEAERLYSQLEQHARLVEKSERVAEQLAACERNGKDVQRQHKAQAERVERFLEAEHALMADTLRDRLEEGAPCPVCGSRTHERVERSAGGANESEHEVAAETLRRLDIALHEARADYRALKRQLDELVEERDAASKTLQLDAPVTEAIKRQASLVKALRDDVEQRKRLEATYRTTAQAVRKLETAKREQAEKRQTLFEALQSIQDKLQTMRSMDGMTRATLTAERDRLAVRLQEIKRDVTDFERRFEEVNRLKWGEAERVRLLTEQLEFEQRRLDEVKVQLDETFQTVGLTEDVFLQDRALVDTLPALKQRLTEELEEAGRIEHALHGLEAKIGSRPRPEVEALKERLQSAHEENESLSARLVTADVHLKRHRQTVGEWDVLREQTDADVRQLETIKLIADTGRGVNPQKLTFETYVQTAFFDQILHAANIHLDQMTSGQFQLERKVETAKGNAKSGLELLVFDAYTGQSRRVQNLSGGEGFKASLSLALGLAEVVQQLSGGVSLETMLIDEGFGTLDAESLDQAIELLMSLQSSGRLVGVISHVQELKDRVDARIEVKKTRSGSTIQLVVE
- a CDS encoding aminoglycoside N(3)-acetyltransferase; the encoded protein is MKHIETKSSLISQLQAAGIERGDTLFVHTSLSKLGWVCGGAQTVIEALQETVGTKGLLMMATQTGDNSDPAEWEAPPVPVEWWQMIRETMPAYDTEKTATRGMGRVPELFRSYPDVYRSQHPMWSVAAWGDDAQQVVSAHTIEVGFGPGSPIERMIERKAKILHLGSPLDATTLWHYAEYGIDSPVKSFGCAMVENGERVWKTFDHVDVNSVPFGPIGENIVKQKDVKAFTIHEATCYVIPSDTWQPVQHALVALRSWLR
- a CDS encoding alpha/beta hydrolase translates to MKYTGVALSVIVLVAFLAVVGISAHIGDQLTSPVRETLTFTPKALDIKYENVTIQAEDGSDLYGWWIPHPTPRATIVFAHGYGKNREQSDLPLKELIPEFHKQGYQFLTFDFRASGISEGDRVTVGAKEQSDLQAAIAFANERTDGPIVLYGVSMGAATALSTADETEVAAVIADSPFSDLRGYLETNLPVWSDLPNIPFTPVILTITPWFTGLDADLVKPIDDVEHIDAPILLIHGRGDNAIPVSESERLAERNDQIDLWVTENDGHVASHKTFQAEYREQLFDFLERVL